The following coding sequences lie in one Cloeon dipterum chromosome 1, ieCloDipt1.1, whole genome shotgun sequence genomic window:
- the ocm gene encoding uncharacterized protein ocm, translated as MQETEVIPVKRKRGRPRKIVGESKPSPNNVPIPATKAGLRVRPRTRRTLDSTDISRKLGDEEKIRSQKRSHSQGSSSSEKSQSRNRNTSEDSQPATRVTRRSATALNVSISDDDDKHEARNTEENEPGAKRNRSRRSASKEVVGDLIFTSFENLHEMTSFMDDTDNEKETNKSSSAKPTDENDHTGKTDTHKDDGKPADAPQPIIIPFRVNPQFRTLMRLKSGLQSSQVVKLKSRNEPLSSMHGKSNQDLPSSSAKETPVIKKASKPPPQADKTEDQSSKLTPTPKSNHEVRKTSAVLGALQSPVRSTSKGSAVNKSTQVETTEMQSSSEKQVGGNSDVQKNASASSEDILHQPVQILARKSDIAPKPVQKSKKVSVEDLLDVHAVKGGTPDGSALLQGLWIEDQPSKLAPASESDHKTRKTCTSSIIHPVSMLPDKPSKNSAARNLTQAEVIATLIAPKKQAVGTAGSSAERAIPEGISNQPVLVGVNKADFAPKPDQVSRRASSEGKLDAHAEKGGTPGGSVDTSSLKKSSLQHNQSLNVTPVSMSVKTNMKATSAVTTTFVHILPRGCEQAKVSKKQVGEIAGGSTNASTVHPPAVQVKNIPAAQISTGTIEDPRRPVHRPRPASEIIVAFPEMVRASTTTLSDVHNLARRVSNSPAHETEKKSLPSKSSDGTPCGSADAQATTSHSGKIDERATVHLAQAVKVTLVSNDAAYKMTLNSNKSPDDGHVSPRGQDKDTPVKNSEPKLPPQTREPICGTTSSGTSGSFNVIPSIPGKGNQTAKVVEVPHASAEMVLEEADSAPKHKIDSRKASKESQNQDAASVIDALKAPQVKIISSKEQVDKTASTKTSGNSANDLNPKSATTSLPEKRDKHAIGPRDSPLIKKVKPVEADCVSKPVLVVSEASVEPKKLEKSAEKLKNSAENPIPAPSSEKTPARSADQISVPSPSSRKTIRLSDSVRNQAYSSVSSEELERMLNGANYKNKLTLPQDKRGSGTPEIKQTKDDSADKESLTTCAQPSTSGLPISTGNALLVIPARDNSASSSNQNNKCLSPSNVIFVQGRPPRAKPPTGDQLLSGGAVPSQATITVAKEDNSSKQIEQTLPPIGPATKILLVSKERAKDTVTRDIPVDTANVKGKVNTPVSPLLSPSKEKAQPHAQLEAIPVTQKPNIVFQTQPSTPPTPKEVPKVASPEKPVDTAAVQPTKALEKSVTLSRNLPPVSPTRGDKETPANGNKAANLNLQKLISNVIKIKRNENGQFFIKSAATPSTSKSSEKAGAKSQVLPPPQENEPSNLQLGVQMTPTSVGKISSGPNTKEIHKHPSTPENSTQETVLRDVLEDMIGAVIEGESREKSNEAGAVQTVKDTLPTKQDAQKGIEDKIPPSPKVPMASNSGEMEKTAAPITKTQEKSNQNPVIAAEDGGNSRDVTENVQEPKDKIPITPNENSPEESDDLNESTNVVEEIMEREEPKKRTRGRKRKSSEMKEGNVTKRTTRLSRLNSTEKRDRVVVRYKLLDSGKMNLEDCKSAENLKKSKSDPGKKQKPKLRPPPTAKIFTSEEGSTCQARLRELREKQLKESATRPQTITKPTDPPPILDKSHAEFAVSALFFKNDENQRAKEREDETFEPHIEVVDERVDEPGPSRIREEAENIQVSVEPNKKQVSAEPEKNQAALLLEENKICEEPNKNQSPEEVTSDCPALNEPEISSSSSESSPARSKPGSSQQKRRWAKRRRKKKIVKPTSSKRKWSNARRLKHMSTIAKRKKLGHVSKAERELSKLGHVVINVDKDKRAAEVEQASEVACKKEFCKLGCVCQSLKGSMRDEFHCGKEDCLFGCKCAQAGASNCVNDPRVRDRIRDRAPAEKEFINTVIKGSELLVMAERGKRERKVPQRLVCDFITGEEIESSSSKRARLDDADHPMVRKRLLDEYWEKQLDDRVSNLQSPDILEEPTVGTIVHSHDGEDDGTAIRVHIDQIEFVQRQISEFVPRVSPEKEHEAEHEAEHEAEPMEHSSDEDGTPKIISIASIAPEEFDKQGASSSRELEIIDEVCIELPTSYAIIEARRNAKIRAKTMLTRFKDSVISAGGFIPSKLYNDKFCTVSWESFIRRLKARSLFVWVESNDMSNQQIALITDYNGPPFVNFVNVFEKAKKEPTNIILEKLNLLPSSPPVPFILWCNGHNWEILGKLSQCCSTLVNPPEPYKPEELMPENFDSKWLSISAVHGNAFSRLLVGTDVVVDYSFICKLKTMSWEQKRPLVATIPKSKKRKFNAPFGFYSPCSKSMVFLGPYDMDEAILDMRLVPPNNGIGDPLKMLQVVRLRQLPQVRCDISEVGIWTCPIERVQDVPYCRFYDNGMLIKLSMERNELLIFESAIGVELFLKNITRDLYKTDVEWTKKERGQYKSTSRVMEEFENFEYQLGLKILDEEIASGLGELPSSNSLAPSDQSEQSGLDHALAIYEKYKETQRRPPSPEVQLVFEQSDDEDDQDILGILERDSDDYKLEMRNAFMDAECLYPAMGDEKFKRMRLVREMANEVSTLQKTAAALDKEKKELEKIKEAHIKKFELLPRDDRMKIMKAIKKLSNVTLANKKHLIELEDKSKSKNEDVPVASTSRQNVPVASTRRQNVSIASTRRQSVPIASTSKQFVPVASTSKQFVPVASTSRQTVPVASTSRQTVPAASTSKQFVPVASTSRQTVPVASTSRQFVPVASTSRQFVPVASTSRQAVPVASISRQALPVASISRQAVPVASTSRQAVPVASISRQIVPGNTSVPGSSKNVAVTVPGTTKVTTLVMPVSSSSDASQGVARLTQCPAPAGAKYIKLNIKELEKIKNMIATAPPRSKVMINTQGNQVKIVHTTRSNVAETTSSNVRTPTPWVKRIPSTGRTNEDSAKEVEDNTLDDMPILTPNCILEENAAAGPMQPRDEGRRTIQNPLCSFPNRRPTYTPADFEQAVHLVVELGYPVSEASERFGVPPRTLYNYFQRMRIMQQKNMEGTSTPEIDLCDDSSDENS; from the exons ATGCAAGAAACTGAAGTGATCCCGGTTAAGAGAAAGCGAG GGAGACCGAGGAAAATAGTTGGGGAAAGCAAACCAAGTCCAAACAATGTTCCCATACCTGCAACCAAAGCAGGACTCCGTGTCAGACCCCGTACGAGGCGAACTTTGGACTCAACTGATATCTCTAGGAAGTTGGGAGACGAAGAGAAAATTCGATCTCAAAAGAGATCTCACTCTCAG GGATCTAGTAGTTCCGAAAAGAGTCAAAGCCGAAATCGTAACACTAGTGAAGATTCCCAACCAGCTACCAGAGTAACTCGACGCTCAGCAACAGCATTGAATGTTTCAATATCAGATGATGATGACAAACACGAGGCAAGAAACACTGAGGAGAACGAACCAGGAGCGAAAAGGAACAGGAGCAGGAGAAGCGCTTCAAAGGAAGTTGTCGGGGACTTAATATTCACGAGCTTTGAGAACCTGCATGAAATGACCTCATTTATGGACgacactgacaatgagaaggAGACAAATAAAAGTTCTTCAGCCAAGCCAACTGATGAGAATGACCACACTGGGAAAACAGACACGCACAAAGatg ATGGTAAACCAGCAGACGCCCCACAACCTATAATCATACCCTTCAGGGTGAATCCACAGTTCCGCACTCTCATGCGATTAAAGTCGGGTCTACAATCATCACAGGTGGTCAAGCTCAAAAGCAGAAATGAACCTCTGTCCAGCATGCATGGAAAAAGCAACCAGGACCTACCGTCTAGCTCGGCCAAAGAGACCCCTGTCATTAAAAAAGCGTCAAAGCCACCCCCTCAAGCAGATAAAACTGAAgatcaatcttcaaaattgACTCCTACACCAAAGTCAAACCACGAAGTGAGAAAGACTTCTGCTGTACTCGGTGCACTTCAATCTCCAGTTCGTAGTACCAGCAAAGGCTCTGCAGTCAACAAATCAACACAAGTAGAGACAACTGAGATGCAAAGTTCATCTGAAAAACAGGTAGGCGGGAATTCTGATGTTCAAAAGAACGCATCGGCCTCCTCTGAGGACATTTTGCATCAGCCTGTGCAAATTTTAGCCAGAAAATCTGACATTGCGCCAAAGCCTGTCCAGAAATCAAAAAAGGTGTCTGTAGAAGACTTACTTGATGTTCATGCAGTGAAAGGCGGAACTCCTGATGGCTCAGCATTGCTCCAAGGTCTATGGATAGAAGATCAACCTTCAAAATTGGCGCCTGCATCAGAGTCGGACCACAAAACGAGAAAGACTTGTACTTCATCCATTATACATCCTGTTAGCATGTTACCAGATAAGCCCAGCAAAAACTCGGCAGCCAGAAATTTGACACAAGCAGAGGTGATTGCGACTCTAATTGCACCAAAAAAACAGGCAGTTGGAACTGCTGGTAGCTCAGCTGAGAGAGCCATTCCTGAGGGAATTTCCAATCAGCCTGTGCTAGTTGGGGTTAATAAGGCTGACTTCGCGCCAAAGCCTGACCAGGTCTCAAGGAGGGCATCTTCAGAAGGCAAACTTGATGCTCACGCTGAGAAAGGCGGAACTCCTGGTGGCTCAGTTGATACCTCAAGCCTCAAAAAGTCATCTCTCCAACATAATCAATCTTTAAATGTTACGCCTGTATCTATGTCGGTCAAAACGAACATGAAAGCGACTAGTGCTGTAACCACTACATTTGTCCACATCTTGCCTAGGGGCTGTGAACAAGCAAAAGTATCTAAGAAGCAGGTTGGTGAGATTGCTGGTGGCTCAACTAATGCTTCAACTGTGCACCCTCCAGCTGTACAAGTGAAAAATATCCCAGCCGCCCAGATAAGTACGGGGACAATTGAAGATCCCAGACGTCCTGTTCATAGACCAAGGCCTGCGTCTGAGATAATTGTTGCTTTTCCTGAAATGGTAAGGGCTTCAACTACAACACTGTCTGATGTGCACAACCTTGCAAGGAGAGTTAGCAACAGCCCGGCACATGAAACTGAGAAGAAATCGTTGCCAAGCAAATCCTCTGATGGAACTCCTTGTGGCTCTGCTGATGCTCAAGCAACCACCTCACACTCTGGAAAGATAGATGAGCGGGCAACGGTTCATCTAGCTCAAGCTGTGAAAGTTACACTTGTTTCAAATGACGCTGCATATAAGATGACCTTAAATTCCAATAAATCGCCTGATGATGGTCACGTGTCACCCAGAGGTCAAGACAAAGACACTCCTGTCAAGAACAGTGAACCAAAATTACCTCCTCAAACTAGAGAACCAATATGTGGAACAACAAGCTCTGGAACTTCTGGTAGCTTCAACGTAATACCTTCAATACCAGGAAAAGGAAATCAGACAGCAAAGGTTGTTGAAGTTCCACATGCAAGTGCGGAGATGGTGTTAGAGGAAGCTGACTCTGCGCCAAAGCACAAAATAGATTCTAGAAAGGCCTCTAAAGAAAGCCAAAATCAAGACGCCGCTTCTGTAATAGACGCGTTGAAGGCGCCTCAAGTAAAAATCATCTCGTCCAAGGAACAGGTTGACAAAACTGCGAGCACTAAAACTTCTGGCAACTCTGCCAATGATTTAAATCCTAAGAGTGCAACAACCTCGCTGCCTGAGAAAAGAGATAAGCATGCAATCGGCCCTCGAGATTCGCCTTTGATCAAGAAGGTCAAGCCAGTTGAAGCTGATTGTGTGTCAAAGCCAGTACTTGTAGTTAGCGAGGCTTCTGTAGAGCCTAAGAAACTTGAGAAGAGCGCTGAAAAACTTAAGAATTCTGCTGAAAATCCAATTCCAGCACCATCTTCTGAAAAAACTCCTGCAAGATCTGCTGATCAAATTTCAGTTCCATCGCCTTCTTCAAGGAAGACGATCAGACTCTCTGATTCGGTCAGAAATCAAGCTTACTCTTCAGTGTCATCTGAAGAACTAGAGAGAATGTTGAACGGAGCGaactacaaaaataaattaaccctTCCTCAGGACAAAAGGGGATCTGGAACCCCTGAAATAAAGCAGACAAAAGATGACAGCGCTGATAAAGAAAGTCTGACCACTTGTGCTCAGCCAAGTACCAGTGGATTGCCGATTTCAACGGGAAATGCGTTGCTTGTGATCCCAGCCAGAGACAACAGTGCATCAAGCTCAAACCAGAACAACAAGTGTCTTTCCCCTAGCAACGTAATTTTTGTCCAAGGTAGACCTCCCAGAGCAAAACCTCCAACTGGTGATCAACTGCTTAGTGGTGGTGCTGTTCCTTCGCAGGCGACCATAACGGTGGCCAAAGAAGACAATTCTTCAAAGCAAATCGAGCAAACACTTCCTCCAATCGGACCTGCTACGAAGATACTGTTAGTTTCCAAAGAAAGAGCCAAGGACACTGTGACACGTGACATACCTGTAGATACAGCTAATGTCAAAGGCAAAGTAAACACGCCTGTTTCTCCGCTCCTGAGCCCTTCCAAGGAGAAAGCACAGCCACATGCTCAGCTTGAAGCAATACCTGTAACGCAGAAACCAAATATTGTGTTCCAAACCCAACCATCAACTCCACCTACGCCTAAAGAAGTGCCAAAGGTTGCGAGTCCAGAAAAACCTGTTGACACGGCTGCTGTCCAACCTACTAAAGCTTTGGAGAAGTCTGTTACCCTCAGTAGAAATCTACCACCTGTTAGTCCTACCAGAGGCGACAAGGAAACGCCTGCCAATGGTAATAAAGCGGCCAACCTCAACCTTCAAAAACTGATAAGcaacgtaattaaaataaagagaaacGAAAACGGACAGTTCTTCATCAAGTCAGCTGCAACACCTTCAACGTCCAAAAGTTCTGAGAAAGCTGGAGCAAAAAGTCAAGTATTACCTCCCCCTCAAGAGAATGAGCCGTCTAACCTTCAGCTCGGTGTTCAGATGACTCCTACCTCTGTTGGAAAGATTTCGAGTGGACCAAACACGAAGGAAATTCATAAGCACCCCAGTACTCCGGAAAATTCAACCCAGGAAACTGTGCTGCGTGATGTGCTAGAAGATATGATTG GAGCTGTAATTGAAGGCGAGTCTAGAGAGAAATCTAATGAGGCTGGAGCAGTTCAGACAGTCAAAGATACTTTGCCTACAAAACAGGATGCTCAAAAGGGGATTGAAGACAAAATACCACCATCGCCAAAG GTTCCAATGGCTTCAAACAGCGGTGAAATGGAAAAGACAGCTGCACCAATAACCAAAACGCAAGAAAAATCTAATCaaaatccagtaattgccgcTGAAGATGGGGGAAACTCTCGGGATGTTACTGAAAATGTTCAGGAGCCAAAAGATAAAATACCAATAACCCCAAATGAAAATTCGCCAGAGGAGAGTGATGATTTGAATGAATCGACAAATGTAGTAGAAGAAATTATGGAGAGAGAAGAGCCAAAGAAAAGGACGCGAGGTCGCAAAAGGAAGTCGTCAGAGATGAAGGAAGGGAACGTCACGAAACGAACCACAAGATTGTCACGCCTAAATTCGACGGAAAAGAGGGATAGGGTGGTCGTCAGGTACAAGCTGCTTGATTCAGGAAAAATGAACCTAGAAGATTGCAAATCTGCTGAAAACCTGAAGAAGAGTAAATCAGATCCTGGCAAGAAGCAGAAACCTAAACTGAGACCACCACCCACCGCCAAGATCTTCACGAGCGAAGAAGGTAGCACATGCCAAGCAAGACTAAGGGAGCTAAGAGAAAAGCAACTTAAAGAGAGCGCCACGCGCCCGCAGACAATTACCAAGCCAACCGATCCTCCGCCGATTTTGGACAAGTCCCACGCGGAGTTTGCAGTGTCGGCTCTGTTCTTCAAAAACGATGAGAATCAAAGAGCTAAAGAGAGAGAGGACGAGACTTTTGAACCACACATTGAAGTTGTTGATGAACGAGTAGATGAGCCAGGACCCAGCAGAATCCGCGAGGAGGCGGAAAACATTCAGGTTTCCGTTGAGCCTAACAAAAAGCAGGTATCTGCCgaaccagaaaaaaatcaagccgCCTTATTgcttgaagaaaataaaatctgcgaGGAGCCAAACAAAAACCAAAGCCCTGAAGAGGTGACAAGTGACTGTCCGGCCTTAAATGAGCCAGAGATCAGTTCAAGTTCTTCAGAAAGTTCGCCAGCTCGCTCGAAGCCAGGGAGCAGCCAGCAGAAGAGAAGGTGGGCGAAGAGGCGTCGAAAGAAGAAAATAGTGAAGCCAACATCAAGCAAGCGCAAATGGAGCAACGCGAGGAGATTGAAGCACATGTCGACCATAGCAAAGCGGAAGAAGTTGGGCCACGTATCCAAGGCGGAGAGAGAGCTGTCCAAGCTGGGTCACGTGGTCATCAACGTGGACAAGGACAAGCGAGCGGCCGAGGTGGAGCAGGCCTCAGAGGTGGCGTGCAAAAAGGAATTCTGCAAGCTTGGCTGCGTGTGCCAGAGTCTGAAAGGCTCGATGCGGGACGAGTTCCACTGCGGCAAGGAGGACTGTCTGTTCGGCTGCAAGTGCGCGCAGGCCGGCGCCTCCAACTGCGTCAACGACCCCAGGGTGCGGGACAGGATCAGGGATCGTGCCCCGGCAGAGAAGGAGTTCATCAACACGGTGATCAAGGGCAGCGAGCTGCTAGTCATGGCCGAGCGGGGTAAACGAGAACGCAAGGTCCCGCAAAGGCTCGTCTGCGACTTTATCACTGGCGAAGAGATCgagtccagcagcagcaagcggGCGCGGCTTGACGACGCGGATCATCCTATGGTGCGGAAGCGGCTGCTCGACGAGTACTGGGAAAAGCAGTTGGACGACCGCGTGAGCAATTTGCAGAGTCCAGACATCTTGGAGGAGCCTACAGTTGGCACCATAGTGCACTCTCACGACGGTGAAGATGATGGCACAGCAATCAGAGTGCACATTGACCAAATCGAATTCGTCCAAAGGCAGATCTCGGAATTTGTCCCGAGGGTGTCACCTGAGAAAGAACATGAGGCAGAACACGAGGCAGAACACGAGGCAGAACCGATGGAGCATTCGTCTGATGAG GATGGGACGCCAAAAATAATCAGCATAGCTTCCATTGCCCCAGAGGAATTCGACAAGCAGGGAGCATCTTCTAGCAGGGAGCTGGAAATCATCGACGAGGTTTGCATTGAGCTGCCAACTTCATACGCGATCATTGAAGCTCGCAGGAACGCCAAGATCCGTGCTAAGACCATGCTGACAAGATTTAAAGATAGCGTCATCAGTGCAGGCGGCTTCATTCCAAGCAAATTGTACAATGACAAATTCTGCACCGTCTCCTGGGAGTCATTCATTCGGCGGTTAAAAGCACGAAGCCTGTTCGTTTGGGTTGAGTCCAACGACATGTCAAATCAACAGATCGCACTCATCACTGACTACAATGGCCCACCGTTTGTAAATTTCGTCAACGTCTTTGAAAAGGCAAAGAAGGAGCccacaaacattattttggaaaagcTCAACCTGCTTCCAAGCTCGCCGCCAGTACCATTCATCCTCTGGTGCAACGGCCACAACTGGGAGATCTTGGGCAAGCTTTCGCAATGCTGCAGTACCCTG gTGAATCCACCAGAGCCCTACAAACCAGAAGAGCTTATGCCGGAGAACTTTGATTCCAAATGGCTTTCCATCAGTGCCGTGCATGGCAACGCTTTCTCGCGACTCTTGGTTGGAACAGATGTGGTCGTGGACTACAGCTTCATCTGCAAACTGAAAACCATGTCCTGGGAACAGAAAAGGCCGCTTGTTGCTACAATCCCCAAGAGCAAGAAGCGCAAATTCAATGCGCCTTTTGGATTTTACAGTCCGTGCTCAAAGTCGATGGTCTTCCTAGGGCCGTATGACATGGACGAGGCGATACTTGATATGAGACTGGTTCCGCCTAATAATGGGATTGGAGATCCTCTGAAAATGCTACAAGTCGTCAGGTTACGCCAGCTTCCGCAAGTGCGCTGTGACATCTCGGAAGTGGGCATTTGGACGTGCCCTATTGAGCGCGTGCAAGACGTGCCGTACTGTCGTTTCTACGACAATGGCATGCTCATCAAGCTTTCCATGGAGAGAAACGAGCTCCTCATTTTTGAGTCTGCTATAGGCGTAGAGTTGTTCTTGAAGAACATCACGCGAGATCTATACAAAACGGATGTTGAATGGACCAAGAAAGAGAGGGGACAGTACAAATCCACAAGCCGTGTGATggaggaatttgaaaattttgagtacCAACTg ggcttgaaaattttggacgaGGAAATAGCTAGCGGGTTAGGTGAACTCCCTAGCAGTAACTCGCTTGCACCAAGCGACCAGTCAGAACAGAGTGGCCTGGATCATGCTCTGGCCATATACGAGAAGTACAAAGAAACACAGAGGCGGCCGCCGTCGCCTGAAGTGCAACTTGTGTTTGAGCAAAGTGATGATGAAGATGACCAAGATATTTTAGGTATACTGGAGAGAGACTCCGACGATTATAAATTAGAGATGAGAAATGCGTTTATGGACGCTGAATGCTTATATCCCGCCATGGGGGATGAGAAATTCAAGAGAATGCGTCTAGTGAGAGAG atggcAAATGAAGTATCGACACTGCAGAAAACAGCAGCTGCACTGGATAAAGAGAAAAAGGagctggaaaaaatcaaagaggCGCACATCAAGAAATTTGAGC TTCTTCCCAGAGATgatagaatgaaaattatgaaggCAATCAAGAAATTGAGCAACGTAACTCTGGCAAACAAGAAACATCTGATAGAATTAGAGGACAAATCTAAGAGTAAAAACGAGGATGTTCCAGTTGCCAGCACCAGCAGGCAGAATGTTCCAGTTGCCAGCACCAGAAGGCAGAATGTTTCAATTGCCAGCACCAGAAGGCAGAGTGTTCCAATTGCCAGCACCAGCAAACAGTTTGTTCCAGTCGCCAGCACCAGCAAACAGTTTGTTCCAGTCGCCAGCACCAGCAGGCAGACTGTTCCAGTTGCTAGCACCAGCAGGCAGACTGTTCCTGCCGCCAGCACCAGCAAGCAGTTTGTTCCAGTCGCTAGCACCAGCAGGCAGACTGTTCCAGTCGCTAGCACCAGCAGGCAATTTGTTCCAGTCGCTAGCACAAGCAGGCAATTTGTTCCAGTCGCTAGCACAAGCAGGCAGGCTGTTCCAGTCGCTAGTATCAGCAGGCAGGCTCTTCCAGTCGCTAGCATCAGCAGGCAGGCTGTTCCAGTTGCTAGCACCAGCAGGCAGGCTGTTCCAGTTGCTAGCATCAGCAGGCAGATTGTTCCAGGGAATACTTCCGTGCCTGGAAGTAGCAAGAACGTGGCAGTTACTGTTCCAGGCACTACCAAGGTTACCACTCTGGTGATGCCCGTTTCATCTTCAAGTGATGCTTCGCAGGGGGTGGCCAGACTCACACAATGTCCAGCTCCAGCAGG GGCAAAATATATCAAACTGAATATTAAAgagctggaaaaaattaaaaacatgattGCAACAGCACCTCCTCGCTCAAAAGTCATGATCAACACACAAG GCAATCAGGTCAAGATTGTACACACCACGCGTAGCAACGTGGCAGAAACGACTTCTTCAAACGTGAGAACCCCAACACCTTGGGTGAAACGCATTCCTTCGACCGGCAGGACCAACGAGGACAGCGCCAAGGAAGTGGAGGATAACACTTTGGATGATATGCCCATTTTAACTCCTAATTGCATCTTAGAAGAAAATGCT GCGGCAGGACCAATGCAACCTCGAGATGAAGGCAGAAGAACCATACAAAATCCACTCTGTAGTTTCCCTAATA GGCGACCCACGTACACCCCTGCAGATTTCGAACAGGCGGTACACTTGGTAGTTGAACTGGGGTACCCGGTGAGCGAAGCTTCAGAAAGGTTTGGTGTGCCTCCAAGAACTCTGTATAACTACTTCCAACGTATGCGAATCATGCAACAAAAAAACATGGAGGGAACATCAACACCAGAAATTGACTTGTGCGATGACAGTAGCGACGAAAACTCCTAA
- the LOC135945710 gene encoding zinc finger and BTB domain-containing protein 49-like, translating into MQAIAAPSAYLSCTDCKSRFSSASSLLKHFADHISSSGDGSNVSSESEDTRSELYNAMHEPPSPGRASPVLEDKRSRLKIPELVRINRKRNSVDQQSELKKEDENQKEEFNPLKFCEVTLEEGNEKLELQHQQQQQLSAGSSLVSVNPEDVVQAGKKYVCQVCNKRFGWSTDLKRHTLTHTGERPFQCQLCGATFTRNFLLQKHMQKLHLNNQCVVPVAPPTEPKKPPTSPGVLTVSPEPPSGAATEVRREPKGKELATETAVPPASKKRCLDLIADH; encoded by the exons ATGCAGGCCATTGCAg cccCTTCGGCTTACCTGAGCTGTACCGACTGCAAGTCGAGATTTTCCTCGGCCTCTTCCCTGCTCAAGCACTTCGCGGATCacatcagcagcagcggcgatGGTAGCAACGTGTCTTCAGAGTCGGAGGACACACGCAGTGAGCTTTACAATGCCATGCATGAGCCACCGAGTCCAGGAAGGGCAAGTCCCGTCCTCGAAGATAAACGGTCGCGTCTCAAGATTCCAGAGTTGGTCAGGATCAACCGCAAACGCAATTCAGTTGATCAGCAGTCAGAGTTGAAGAAAGAAGATGAAAACCAAAAG GAAGAGTTCAACCCCCTGAAATTCTGCGAGGTAACCCTCGAGGAGGGGAACGAGAAGTTGGAActgcagcatcagcagcaacagcagctgTCGGCAGGGTCATCACTCGTCTCCGTGAATCCTGAGGACGTGGTGCAGGCTGGCAAGAAGTACGTGTGCCAAGTCTGCAACAAGCGCTTCGGTTGGTCAACCGACCTGAAGCGACACACCCTGACGCACACGGGCGAGCGGCCGTTCCAGTGTCAGTTGTGCGGCGCCACTTTCACCCGGAACTTCTTGCTGCAGAAGCACATGCAGAAACTGCACCTAAATAACCAGTGCGTGGTGCCGGTGGCGCCACCAACCGAGCCAAAGAAGCCGCCCACCTCGCCAGGGGTGTTGACTGTGAGTCCCGAACCTCCGTCGGGAGCGGCCACCGAGGTGCGTCGCGAGCCCAAAGGCAAGGAGCTGGCTACAGAGACGGCCGTGCCGCCCGCCTCCAAGAAGCGCTGCCTCGACTTGATCGCAGACCACTGA